In the genome of Candidatus Ruthia magnifica str. Cm (Calyptogena magnifica), one region contains:
- the argS gene encoding arginine--tRNA ligase has translation MKEQLQKILKQSLNLLENEGVLESAPENIRIDHTKDKTQGDFASNIAMVLAKRSGLIPKVLAQKIIDNLGDNTQIDKVQIADPGFINFFISQGESVQIIEQIINQAEHYGKADVGKGQRILLEFVSANPTGPLHVGHGRVAAYGATVASLLRAVGFEVDNEYYVNDAGRQMDILAISVYLRYVETEQFPDNGYKGDYIFDIAKKISGVKKLDIFISQRSVKKNAGNKEKHIDRLIANCKFQLGHDYKKILDLAINNILSGIKIDLVEFGVKYQQWFSEQSLMDSGLSKEIVKKLQDSGYIYEKEGALWFKTTDFGDDLDRVVVRKNGKYTYFASDIAYHLEKFERGYDKIINIWGVDHHGYIARIKASIKALNHNSNKLEILLVQFVNLFRNGKKASMSTRSGSFITLEELREEVGNDAARFFYILSKSGQHMNFDLDLAKSKSNENPVFYIQYAHARICSVLKQAKSPSMVDIDLSVLNNESEALLIKELNRYKDILQSSALNYEPHVLACYLRELAGHFHSYYNNSKFLVDDDKLRNARLFLIIAVKQILVNGLNLLGVSAPDSM, from the coding sequence ATGAAAGAACAATTACAAAAAATATTAAAGCAATCTCTAAACTTATTAGAGAATGAAGGTGTGCTTGAGAGTGCACCTGAGAATATTCGTATTGACCATACCAAAGACAAAACTCAAGGAGACTTTGCCTCAAACATTGCCATGGTTTTGGCAAAGCGATCAGGACTGATTCCAAAAGTATTAGCACAAAAAATTATTGACAACTTGGGTGATAATACGCAGATTGATAAAGTGCAAATTGCAGATCCTGGATTTATTAACTTTTTTATTTCTCAAGGTGAAAGCGTACAAATAATTGAGCAAATTATTAATCAAGCGGAACATTATGGAAAAGCAGATGTAGGTAAAGGTCAGCGCATATTATTGGAGTTTGTATCTGCCAATCCAACTGGTCCACTTCATGTGGGGCATGGCCGTGTAGCGGCGTATGGAGCAACAGTTGCTAGTCTTTTGCGTGCAGTAGGATTTGAAGTTGACAATGAATATTATGTGAATGATGCAGGTCGGCAGATGGATATTTTGGCGATCTCGGTTTACTTGCGTTATGTTGAAACTGAGCAATTTCCAGATAATGGCTACAAGGGTGATTATATCTTTGATATTGCTAAAAAAATTAGTGGTGTAAAAAAGCTTGATATTTTTATCTCTCAAAGGAGTGTTAAAAAAAACGCTGGTAACAAGGAAAAGCATATTGATAGGTTGATTGCTAATTGCAAGTTTCAATTAGGACATGATTATAAAAAAATCCTTGATTTGGCGATTAATAATATTTTAAGTGGCATTAAAATTGATTTGGTTGAGTTCGGTGTTAAGTATCAGCAGTGGTTTTCTGAACAGTCTCTAATGGATAGTGGCTTGAGTAAAGAAATCGTGAAAAAACTGCAGGACTCAGGATATATTTATGAAAAAGAAGGTGCACTTTGGTTTAAAACTACTGATTTTGGTGATGATTTAGACCGTGTAGTGGTTCGTAAAAATGGGAAGTACACTTATTTTGCTTCTGATATTGCCTATCATCTTGAGAAGTTTGAACGTGGTTATGACAAAATTATTAACATTTGGGGTGTTGATCACCATGGTTATATTGCTAGGATTAAGGCGTCGATTAAAGCGCTTAATCACAATTCTAATAAGTTAGAAATCTTGTTAGTGCAATTTGTTAACCTTTTTAGAAATGGTAAGAAAGCTTCCATGTCAACCCGTAGTGGTTCGTTTATTACTTTAGAAGAATTGCGTGAAGAGGTAGGCAATGATGCGGCACGTTTTTTCTATATTTTGAGCAAATCAGGACAGCACATGAATTTTGACCTAGATTTAGCCAAATCAAAAAGTAATGAGAATCCAGTATTCTATATTCAATATGCTCATGCGCGTATTTGCTCGGTCTTAAAACAAGCCAAGTCGCCCTCTATGGTAGATATTGATCTGTCGGTATTAAATAATGAATCAGAAGCCTTATTAATTAAAGAGCTTAATCGCTATAAAGACATCTTGCAATCATCCGCACTTAATTATGAACCACACGTGTTGGCTTGTTACTTGCGTGAATTAGCTGGCCATTTTCACAGTTATTATAATAATAGCAAGTTTTTAGTGGATGATGATAAATTGCGAAACGCAAGATTGTTTCTCATTATAGCAGTGAAGCAAATATTGGTAAATGGTTTAAATTTATTGGGCGTTAGCGCACCTGATTCAATGTGA